The following nucleotide sequence is from Glycine max cultivar Williams 82 chromosome 9, Glycine_max_v4.0, whole genome shotgun sequence.
aaataaaacaattatattattcttcaaaaaaaattaaactgttTTCGGAACATTAAGacattttactaaattgttataTATCTCTCGATAAAATGTAGACAATCAGTCAATTTTCTTATtctaaactaaaatttgaaagttaGTTAACTCTAATTCAAGATTAAAAAtagtaaacttaaaaaaatagtaactaTGATATGATatcaacattaaaaataataaatcactaatattaaaatatttttttaggattaatattagaatagttaaaaaattgaactaaatttttttgtgaTGATCAAATATGATATGATCTCTAAAATATTTAGGAAGCAAAAATaatatctaaataatttttaatactatgtttcaaaatattttaattattatatcatttttttaagattatacCAATTATTATGTTTATCATGACTATTGCATCACTATCATCATAACTATCATTATTGTTAATATTATCGTTCATCATTGACAAGGATTGTAATAATGATAATCATTGTGGTAGTTAATATGAtgacaataataaattaattacactTTTAAAGAATAATGACATAATGATTGTGATATTTTAAGATGTGATAATTATTTGAAACTAAGAtgtgaaaattgaaatattaggttacatgaaattttaaatattttaacttcaacggctaattttttaaaattttgatttagtgATCTTATTAAAGTTgcataacatattttattcataaatatttctatataattttaggtttatttatgtatatatatatattattaatataaccatttttaattattattctaaatataattttaaattaattattttaatcaacaATTTTACTACTTTATGATAATCTGTGATTGAaaagtaatatataaatttatttacattaatatatttaaattaaatttcatttttctttctcttctattcATGGCTACTCGTAATCTTCTCTCAGGATTCACGTGCCCAACTTTTTCTCCAATaagtaaatagaaaaaaaaaaaaagaagaagaagaaagaaaatagcgACGCTACTAGACTATACTATAACAGTTGtacaataaaattgtatttatataCACCAAACCACACAACACACACAAGTCACAGGCACAAGGTTTGGTCTTGTTAGGTTACCTCTGTGACATTTGTGTTGTTAGTTCGTAGTTGCGGCTGACAcccagaaagaaagaaagcaggTATGTTCCAACTGTCCATAGATGTCTCATATCACATCACATGTAACGGTTATTATAATTGTTAGTGCATGTCTATCTAGATTCgtcattgaatctgaatttgaataaaaaagaaaaacaaaacccaGATGGGTAAtgaatgattattattattagtgtaTCTGAATGATGATGTTGTATATTTGGATTTaccattgaatctgaatctgataggaaaaaaacaaaaaggcgCAGATGGGTAGCACAGGTTTCTCATGGAAATTGGCGGATCATCCAAAGCTTCCAAAGGGTAAGACTGTGGCTGTGGTGGTGTTGGATGGTTGGGGAGAGGCCACACCCAATGAGTACAACTGCATCCACAAGGCTGAAACACCCTGCATGGATTCTCTTAAAAAGGTTCATTTTTTTGCACTTTTTGGatccaatttttatttacaGATTTCAAAGATCTATTGCTATTTTACAAACGGGGGTTGGGTCTTGTGGAAAACGGCTAGTCCCTCACAACATGACGAACCAAGGTTCGAATATGGAAGAGGTGTCCATTTTTAGTAGCCGACGGTGTTTCAAACAGGGTTGCCTCCGAACCGAAGTAGACTGGTTAGATGAAATTAATCAGGATTTTTATTGTCTTACAGGGTGCCCCTGAACGGTGGAGATTGGTTAGGGCTCATGGTACCGCTGTAGGCCTTCCAACAGAAGATGACATGGGTAATAGTGAAGTTGGTCACAATGCTCTTGGGGCTGGTCGCATATTTGCTCAGGGGTAAACTAAAACTAGCCtctctttttcatctatttGGCCCCATGCTTATGTTACtaccaaggttttaaattgtggtcgCATGGCTGTCGATTTAGGGATATTGCGGGCAGATCCGGCCGCATTGGTTGTGGACTGTTCTTTATGAACTTGGTTACTGCCACTAGCAGTTAATAGGAATTGTGATCATGTACTTCAGTGGAATTGGGATTTATAATTGCACGCTTACCATCTTGAAATGTTTAGTTATTGTCTTCCCTATTAGCTATGCTATATAGTCTCCATTTCTTGTTTTAAAATCATTTCTAGCATGTGTGATGATTGGGATATCTTGGTTTGTGTTTGTTCATTTTAGTGCTAAGCTTGTCGACCTAGCTCTAGCCTCTGGAAAATTTTTTGAAGGAGGAGGTTTCAAGTACATAAAGGAAAGTTTTGAAAATGGCACATTGCATCTCATTGGGTTACTGAGTGATGGTGGAGTTCACTCCAGACTTGATCAGTTGCAGGTGATTATTTGGGGTTGGAGTTGTTTTTCCTTCTTGTGTATACAGTTTATTCTTTCTAACTAAGTATTTTTGTACAGTTGTTGCTTAAAGGAGTTAGCGAGCGAGGTGTTAAAAGAGTCCGTGTCCATATTCTTACAGATGGCCGTGATGTTTTGGATGGTTCAAGTGTGGGGTTTGTGGAAACCCTAGAAAATGATCTTGCAAACTTGCGTGAGAAAGGTGTTGATGCTAGGATAGCATCAGGTGGAGGTCGTATGAATGTCACAATGGATCGTTATGAGGTATAGTGACCTGGAAATGACCTTCAGTTCACATAACACGGACATATTTCATTACTGCTCATTACTGCACTCCCATACGGATTTTAGTTgtaataccccccccccccccctccccctccccgctttaaaacaaatgttaaaaaatgttttatattttcacaattaattaattctcttGCCACTCTGTTTATTTGTATACAAGactattttaattcattaaaagATGGGATAGGCGTGTGTTAACAGCTATTATAtcataatatttacaaatttaatggTAGTTTACTTTATGATGCATGATTACATATGTGAGCTGTGTTCTGCATTTCGCTTCTCTCTAAATTTGAAAATGTTATGGTCAATTATAGAATTCATTAGATAGATTGTGAACATTCCATTGTTTCACTTCAAATTTAGctttatattttatcatcttATGCTGGTACTTAACCCACACCATTTAACTTTTTAACTAGTCTCTGTCACTGATTTTTGTGCAGCTTTGCATCTATTGTAATGCTATATTACCTCTGAAGTTTGACAAAGAAATGCAAAAAAATtgctttaaaaatttgaaatgtttttatttagtgCATATTTCTATTTAAGATTCACTGTTTTCAAAACAATCTACAGAATGACTGGAATGTTGTGAAACGAGGGTGGGATGCTCAAGTTCTTGGTGAAGCCCCTTATAAGTTTACAAATGCTCTTGAAGCTGTCAAGAAGCTGAGGGCAGAACCAAAGGCCAATGATCAGTATCTGCCTCCTTTTGTTATTGTTGACGAGAGTGGGAAACCTGTTGGTCCGATAGTTGATGGAGATGCTGTTGTTACATTCAACTTCCGAGCTGATCGTATGACAATGATTGCTAAAGCTCttgaatatgaaaattttgacaaatttgATAGAGTTCGTTTCCCAAAAATCCGCTATGCTGGAATGCTTGAATATGATGGTGAATTGAAACTTCCAAGTCATTACCTTGTTTCTCCACCAGAGATTGACAGGACTTCTGGTGAATATTTAGTGTATAATGGTATTCGGACTTTTGCTTGCAGGTAGTTGTCTTTTATCACTATTTTAATCGTTAGTAGGATTTTTATTATACTGTAATTTATGGAAGACCATAATACTTCTACCTGCTTATTCTGTTTTTGTTGGTGAATGATGGGAACTGTGTGATACATGAGAAGCCACTGTGTTTATATTGATGGCCCTACCTGATGAACAAATGTTTCTCATTTGAGTCTTTCAAACTGgggttaataattaataagataaCAACTTTGTGTGGGGAGAAATGAGAGGTTTAAATTCATATCTCCTTTGAGACTTCCTTTGCAACATTTTGTTTACCTTAAGAACTCTTCATTATCTAGTACTTATCTGTTAAATGATGGCCATCATAGTCACTTGTATGAATTTCTTTGTCAACAGTGAGACTGTTAAATTTGGTCACGTCACATTCTTCTGGAATGGAAACCGCTCTGGGTATTTTAATTCAGAATTGGAGGAGTATGTGGAAATTCCCAGTGACTCTGGGATTACATTCAATGAACAACCATTAATGAAAGCATTGCAGATTGCTGAAAAGGCTAGGGATGCTATTCTTAGCGGGAAATTTGATCAGGTAACTAAATGGTTCACCGTGATTTTGGGAATCGTGAtctaattaaacttttatttactCTCTTATTTTGTCTGTTGTATAGGTACGCGTCAACCTTCCAAATGGTGACATGGTGGGGCATACAGGTGACATTGAAGCAACAGTTGTGGCTTGCAAGGCAGCTGATGCTGCTGTGAAGGTATGAagcttaattttcaaatttgttggagcatttctttaaataaagtttgttatattctttttaagCTCTAGCTGAATTTTTTGGGAATTCTTTATTTCACGAGTAAAACTAGAGTAAAGTAGTATGCGGGTGATTAATCAGTATTAACAAGTGCACCAGTTTAAGCTTGAGAACATTCCGTGTGTTATGTGTATATAGAGAGTGATTTGGTGAGAAAGCTAATCTTATATGGGAAAAGAGAGGAGTGTATCTTGTTTGACTTGTATGCACAGTTAAGCTTAAGACATCAAGTCATGTGACTCTGAAGTGTTGTGtctatcaatttttaaaataactaggTTATGTTGAGAACTAAAATTAGAGGATCCAAGTTCCTTCACTCTGTTTTTTTGGCATATTGTCTGGTCAACTGAAGGAATTTATATCACCTGTTCCTTCACTCTCACCACTAATTGTCCCTTAGATGTTAATGATCAAGTTCTTTTTCCCTTGTTGGAAGCATTGACAATGGCAATTCCATAATCTTTTTGCAATTATTTgtccttttttcattttactttataaatacaaattatttttagctttttCTGTGGACTTGATTAACTCACCAAATAGCTTTATGCCCCAAATTTCTTTGGGTGGCTGGTCATTAATCTTGTTGTATCTTGCCAATTAAGCAATTACTGctataaagaaacaaacaacagAGATGAAGGCTAAATAGCTACTCATTGTATTGATTAATGTATATTTACATGTGTAATTGCAGATGATTCTTGATGCAATAGAGCAAGTGGGTGGAATTTATGTTGTCACCGCTGACCATGGGAATGCAGAGGATATGGTCAAGAGGGATAAATCTGGAAAACCACTTCTAGGCAAGGATGGAAAAATCCAGATTCTTACTTCCCATACTCTTGAGCCTGTAAGTTTTGCAAATTATGTCAGTCATTGATTAGAAGTTTACATGAATTACAATATTCTCTGCTGTCAAATTTCAATGAGTTATGGATGACTAGTGGGATCtccaaaaatacaattataaatttaatttggataaattgGTGTCTATTTTCAAAGGCTAATCAAAATGGCCCTTATCCAATCAATTCAGATAAAGACAAAACTTACATGCAGTTCCTTAGCTACTTttggtgttgtttttcaattaaaattgaagttttatttCAGTAATCCACATAATATTTGCGATGTTTACCAAGATGAAACTTCAATTCTGATTAGAGAATAACACTAAAAGTACACAAGGATTTATAAAAGTTTTGTTCTTTAGATAAAACATTAAGATGCAGGCATTTCTTCTTTATATACTTGCATAGTAATTATTAGACACCAACCTTAATTTTGGTTCCAAATCTCATACTTTTCCTTGCTGGTTTAGGTGCCAATTGCTATTGGTGGTCCCGGATTGGCCCCTGGTGTAAGATTCCGAAATGATGTTCCAACCGGCGGGCTTGCCAACGTTGCTGCAACTGTGATGAATCTTCATGGATTCGAGGCTCCCAGCGACTATGAGACAACTCTCGTAGAAGTGGTTGATAACTAGGAACCAATAGatgaatttttataatttgaaaaacaaacagGGAAAGCTGTAGATTGCAGCCCTCAAAATAATTGAAAGTTTTCATCCTTATTCCACATGTGTGGTGGTTTTGTTCTTATGAGTTACCAATACCAGTCTGCAGTTGACAGAAAAGTATACCTAATTAATGGCATTTTGGCACTCTCTTTTAACTTTCTATGATTATGCTGAATTACATTTGAGTTAGGTATTTTGTGATTGGCAATTTGCAAGGCCATCTCTAAATCATGCTTGTGAAATGCCTTTACTAGGGCTGATTCGTGTGTTATGATGTTGATGTGTCTCCTATTTCAATCATGCTTTACAAAACTTGCATTTTGATCGAATGTTGTGTTAAAAATTATGTGCCAATAGGATTGAATTTTACTGAGCTATGACCATGGAAATGGTTGTTCctgttataaattaatttgaccGGTTTCTCTAGATAAATCTTTACGTACAAGTCTGTGTGTCAAATTTAAAATCCAATATTTGATGATATGCATTTTTCCTCTGAATCAGATCTAGAATCGTGTTTCAATTGGATTGTTTATTTCTAGAAAAAgggttttcttttctgtttcctttttttttttcggaaTATTCGATATTGGAACTTTTGATTGAAGACTTAGTAGGATATAAGAATGGAAACATGACACgtgaattttctttttggacTAAAAATCTGACCAGCATCAattaagtgaagaaaaaaaaaaactgcattCCAATTTAGATTGTGATATTACTTGTAActatgttaaatatttgaaaatatgaatGATGAATTACAAAGATCTTTTACCTGATCGGACGACCAAAATAGGCAAAATGATaagataattgatttttttaatcatattttggtTAGTTttacaaacaagaaaaatatctatttatatttataccGTCGGTGCAGTTcatttataaattagaatactttaaaatgtaatttagacatttttaatattctttctctctttttggatttgcATTTCAAATATTACCTCCACAACTAGCCAAAAATTCCTCTCAATCATCTTAAGATatcattttatctttatctataaaagaaaaagattatacaaaataaaataaaaatacctttGGAGGAGGTGAATTTTAGAATCATTTtcccaaagaaaaattaaaatccgGTTTGGCTAGCTCCATCAAATGGAATGCTCAGGTTGGTTGGATTTGTACAATCGGATTTTTGAGAAGCAATAAAATACTCAAAGTCTCAAACCATGTATAGCGACCACCAATTTGACTGAAAATCAAAACCTAGTGTGATACAGCCATTTTGTATAAGATTTTAAAGGCTCTAATTTgactttttagaataaaattatgttgacaagattttttctttctttgtataGACCTGAAAGTTATTCTTTTCGTCAAAGTTCAAACACCCCATGGCGATGATGAAAGGAATCTAATACCATTCAATTTATTTAGACCAAAGCAAGTTGTTGATTAATACCTTCGCATTAGTAATCCGTCCAACTAGATAATTATGCTCTTTAATATTCGTAAAGATTGAAAACTGGCACAAAAATTCTTATCATAAATACCAGCTTAGCTCATGTGTCATgcttagaatataaaaaaaaagattgattcTAACTGTTGATATATAGTCTTCATTCATAAGTTTCAATTAaagttaaacatttttttaaattttttttgttaaacagttatctttttttatccaatcatcaatatttgaattaatttaaaattttaaaaagttagttaatttaTTGCTGCTCAAGAAATGACACATTTTATCccttaactaaatttaaatcatagagtatataatgaattgaaatcctcatctttaaataaaaagatttgtAGAAAGTATCTTTGAATGATAGTATGTCATCTTTAAAAGGATTTATTTAAGTAATGAGAGAAGAtcacttttataaattatttcactttcattgctttcaaatatttttttattgctttcaaAGATTTATTTAAGTATGTCATCTttgaacatttaattttttattgctttcaaatattttttttaattttaatattaaatttaatttgatttaataactagtaaaaaaattctttctcaTTCACATCAAACCACTCTCTTTATTTCAATCCATTCTATCCTctatttatatctttttcttttctttctatttctttccTCTATTTCATTTCTAATCTaaagttaaaaaacaaaatgccGTTGTGCCAAAACATGATCACAAAACACGAGAAATTAAAAGGTTGAAATAGCAGCATAAGAATAGGAGCATTAGGGGGTCTCAGTTCCGAGAAAAatcttagaaagaaaaaatggttGCATAACAATGAACACTACAACACCGGCATACAAGACCATGTCCAGAACTCATAGGGCCTATGTTCTTACTCATTCTCCAAGAAAAACGACAATAGACAAATGAAAAACAGATTTATAGAGAGATTCACAACAATGACACAAATGAGGTATAAAATTCCATACAATCTGCCCTTTTTGCTTTCATCTCACATTGTCCCCTATGAATTCCAAGAGTAACTTTAAAAGAGTTATTGTTCATCCTcatacttcatttttttctaccAATCTAAAAGGTTTAATGATGAGTGATGTCTCATTGGCCTCAAAATTTTTTCACTAGTGATTGTTCTTTACATAGAAACTAATTTCACATAAGCTAATGTTACAATGCTGAGGCAGCTTGGATTTTAGAGAAATCCGGTGCTGAAACAATATCAGCAAAATTGCAAAACCAAACATGGGATTCCTGGGGCCATGGAGCCAGAAGAAACCAGAAACTCTTGTCATTAGTTAGACCATACATGATCAAGATCATGTCTGTTACCAGCATATATTTCATTTCTATCTTCGTCATAAAAGAGGGCAGTGACTTCCTCCAAAGCCTCTGCAACTGAACTCCTTAATAGGCATGAATGACTTTGCTTGTTGCAGTTGCAAGCACTGTTGTTGCACTCGTCCGCCTTGATGCTGCTACTTGTTGCGTTCAGTTTAGCCACGCATTTCCCGGTCAAGATATCACTAACATTAATGGAGCCAGCTGTGCCAAGAAGCAGATTATAAAGATAATAAGACCACTTCAACAAATTAAGAGACGTTTATGATTACTCCATTCAGAAATCAAAGAACAATTAGTCTCAAAGATGATTACCATTGCCTTCCATCCATTGATCATCAGAATCTGCCTTGCAATAAGAGATAATGAGATCCTGGTCTTTTGTTATGTATGTGTTATTTGTATAGCAATCTGGATGCCACAGCTGGTGATCCTCAAATTGGGTAACAAGCTCCCCACAAAAGCTCCAAACAGATACTGTTCCATTTATGAAAGTAAGAAACAACTGATTCTCATTTTCTTGCTTGACTAGAAGCTTTTCATGAAATAGCTCTATGAAGTCCACTTGTTTATTCTGATGAAGCAGGTGTTTGAATGTTTTGAGAACTGTACCATTTTCAATGGATGTAATCTTGAGGGGAATATGACCACTGATtctattgaaaattaataacatgATGCTAGAACTATAACAAAACATCAAGTAATATGCATATAAaaggaacaaaatcaaaaggaagataTAAAGTAACAAAAGAAGTAATTGATCAAAATAAAGGGAAGTATAGGAAGAGATcctacttaaaaaagaaaaccaacCAAGAGAGGAGAtagaaataacttttaaaaagacCATGTACTTTACACCAAGTAGCTGTACTTAAAGATGATAGAATTACACACCAAGTTGATCTACTTAAAGATGACAGAATTACACACTAACCAAATACGCCAAAGTGTTAGCATAGATTATGTATTACCACAAAAGCCTGGCTTCTATACTTCTACTAAAATCAGTAAagctaattaatgaaaaattggTTCAAGGACCTGGGGAATTGGCACCAAGCATTCTCCAAAAATGCAAACAAAGAAATACGTATAAAATCTAGCACTAAGTATAACACATTAGGAAAAATACATGTAGCATGTCATTTGTATTAATTCTCTTAAGCATTATAGCCCAAATATAAGACTTAACCTTAGAGGGAGCTATGGACTTACAATAGGCTTATCATTTATGATACTATATTCAATGTGTTTGGAATTGAAAAATAGATATGCACAATAAAAAGATCAAAAGACCAAATCCCTTTCCAGACTACACGAGAAGAGAACAAAGGATGATAGATGATAAGTTGTGGGAAATCCAAACAAGGAGCAGGAGGAATATAAATGGTCCTCCCAAAATCAACATGAGAACCATCAACTACCTTGAAAGAAAGCAATAGCTTAAATGTAATATAACCAAGTGAGATAAATCTCTTAtaatctttcatattattagCAACTCCCACTAGGATATTGATGGACCATTAACCCATGTACATAGAATGAGACTAAGAAACCAAAAGATGCATCTAACAGTAAGGCATGTTGGtgtaagagagaagaaaaagggaTAAGGATGGAAATATGATGAGAGAACAAAAAGGTGTAAAGATGGCAAGAGGAAGTCATAGGTGTAAAGATGAAGGAAGTCATATAAGGGAAGGTCTGGAAAATGAGGTGATCATCTGagaatttttggaaaataagcTGTTAATTTTGGGTTTACACTTTATAGAGAAATTTTCCCAAGCTGTAAAGGGCTGAGCTCCATTccatttatttgaaaaagtaCAGAGTGAAAGAGATTCTGAGAGAGTGGCAGCAAACTTACAGAAAATGTATGGATGAATTGATGAGGACCATGCATATAGGGATCTTGCATCAACTGAAATACAGGGCCAGGACAGGGATAAAGTTAGTGGAAGTAACCATAGAAGGGTAAGTGGCAATTGAGAGATGACAGGAGACACAAAAGATAGTGTGAGGAAACTAGATGTTCTTTACATCACTAGAGAAGACACACATGGGAGGATATACAGGGCTGGAAGTTGCTTAAAAATCAATCGCATTCCAGAAGATGAGAAGATGCTTAAAAGTAAACTTCTCATGGTTTTAGTGGTGTTTTTCCCATATTATGAGCTTGAATCAGGTGAGGACTGTGGGAGAAGATAGGAATCTGTTTAACAAAACCTTGAAATCATTTAACAAAgaaacttttctttctctcacaTTCACAAATGAGAAATTCACCCAAAAACAGCTTATTCAGTGCCTCAATTTCATTAAGGATTTCATCTTTCATGTAATAAACATGTTTAGGTGGTGTGGTGCAAAATATATCTAAAGCAAGAGCTTAACCAGAATCCAAAATGACCAAAGCATTCAATAAAGGAAGTGAATCTGTAAatcttatttcaaaattatgacCACCTCAACCATCAGTCATAAAATAAGGACCCCGAATATTTTTTACAAGCGAACAATAAGATCAAAATACCCACAAAAGTTGACACAATTTATTTAGCAGATAGGTTTTTTGCAGAAACTGAAACTTGTAGAACAAAGATTGCCCAAGAAAAACAGAAACTACCTGATCTTGATGTCTTAAACATTCTATCTGAAATCGAGTATAGCAAGGTGTGGTCTTTAATTAAGATCAAAGACCTTGTAAATACTGAGCATTGGGCGAAAGTGTGTTAGATAAAACAACCAATGAACATAGCAAACACTTAAATAACAGATTAACAGTAGAGGTGGAATAGAAAGATAAGAGAACGAGGAAGGTACCTATTTTCTGCTAAGTAAGTTaggacatttttttttagattatcaAACTCTACATATCCAGACCATTTCAAACATTCAGACTGGAAAAGAGAAAACCCGGCATCCGGCTTGCCCCTCCGAATGTATCTAAGAACATAAATGAAAAATCATGTAagcaaaataagttttaaacatCGATCAAAGAGGAGGATTTGAATGGATAGACACAGAATGCAATCACTCAATGTTTTTGGATCTGCATTTGAAAGAGTTGAATATCTCATGAGCATTAACGAATACCGTAATAAGTGAGTCGTTGTACTTATTGTAGAAGAGGCTGTGGATGACTTCATGAGGGCAGACATTCAAAAAGCAAATCCTCTCATTGGTTTCTGCATGGAGTTCACACACAAAAGCTTATTCTCATGGCTTCTGTAAAATATAACAATGACTAACTAATGGGAAGTAGCAGTAACAGCAAttcaaatcaaagaaaattATGGTTGGTGTTAAAATATGACAATACCTAATAAACGGGTAATGGACAAAGGCAATCCacacattaaaaacaaaaacatgcataaAGTCATGGTTTTTATACAAATGTGTCAATGGGTAATGGACAACCAAAATTCATGcatgaaaaaataagttgtggTTTCTATACAAATGTGCCAGTTATTAACAAATGGCACTGGCAAttcatacatataaaaaaaattaaaaagttgaggtttttatacaaatatatcaATGATTAACAAATGGTAATGTGGGCAATGGCAATTCATACATGATACTAGAATAAGTTTGTGGTTTTTACACAAACATGACACCGAGTATACACATCCCCAAATGTGAGGTAGTTGACAGTTGGCacttcattaaaatatattttatattttaatttaatattattttataatatcttaattaagtgtcaactttttattaaatatgtctACCACCACCAAGGTAGGAGTTATTTAAGCGTGTTATCAAAGTCCAATTCCTGACAATGTAGatgaaaaaaactattaaaagagacaatttttttttggataatctCATTGGAGACAAAGTTCATTTAAATAATCTCTGTCGGGGCATGTTTGGTACTAtatgcttatcttaaaaaattatacttaaaaagTTGACATTtcattgaaatatatttaatgaagtGGCAActttttattgaatttgcatGCACCGCACGTTTTAGATGTGCACCCCTGCAATGCTTCTCCAATACGACGATTCACACCtacaaagcaagaatcttgCATGCTAAAATTAAAGCTGCAGCCAAACCAGACTGGTAAACAGCGAAGACCACGCGACCACTTGGACAatgatgaaggaaaaaaaggaaagagggGAACCTTGGAGGGATCATAGGTGTAATATTGCAGAATTTGTGACGAACAAATCTC
It contains:
- the LOC100794734 gene encoding 2,3-bisphosphoglycerate-independent phosphoglycerate mutase — translated: MGSTGFSWKLADHPKLPKGKTVAVVVLDGWGEATPNEYNCIHKAETPCMDSLKKGAPERWRLVRAHGTAVGLPTEDDMGNSEVGHNALGAGRIFAQGAKLVDLALASGKFFEGGGFKYIKESFENGTLHLIGLLSDGGVHSRLDQLQLLLKGVSERGVKRVRVHILTDGRDVLDGSSVGFVETLENDLANLREKGVDARIASGGGRMNVTMDRYENDWNVVKRGWDAQVLGEAPYKFTNALEAVKKLRAEPKANDQYLPPFVIVDESGKPVGPIVDGDAVVTFNFRADRMTMIAKALEYENFDKFDRVRFPKIRYAGMLEYDGELKLPSHYLVSPPEIDRTSGEYLVYNGIRTFACSETVKFGHVTFFWNGNRSGYFNSELEEYVEIPSDSGITFNEQPLMKALQIAEKARDAILSGKFDQVRVNLPNGDMVGHTGDIEATVVACKAADAAVKMILDAIEQVGGIYVVTADHGNAEDMVKRDKSGKPLLGKDGKIQILTSHTLEPVPIAIGGPGLAPGVRFRNDVPTGGLANVAATVMNLHGFEAPSDYETTLVEVVDN
- the LOC100805521 gene encoding uncharacterized protein, producing the protein MVFLKVISISSLGWFSFLSRISSYTSLYFDQLLLLLLYIFLLILFLLYAYYLMFCYSSSIMLLIFNRISGHIPLKITSIENGTVLKTFKHLLHQNKQVDFIELFHEKLLVKQENENQLFLTFINGTVSVWSFCGELVTQFEDHQLWHPDCYTNNTYITKDQDLIISYCKADSDDQWMEGNAGSINVSDILTGKCVAKLNATSSSIKADECNNSACNCNKQSHSCLLRSSVAEALEEVTALFYDEDRNEIYAGNRHDLDHVWSN